The region CACGATAAACTTGAGCCAAACCTTGTCCCGGTCTTCACGCTCGAGAAGCACGTGAACGTCTACCTCACCTTTCTCGGTAAACTTAATGGCGTTGCCGATCAAGTTGGTGAGAATCTGCCGCAACCGCCCAGGATCTCCTCTCAAGGCCGAAGGCACATCAGGCTCCACCAACATCGCCAGCTCCAGGCCTTTCTCGTGCGCCTTGATGGCAAGCAGAGCCATCATGTCTTCCAAAGTAAGGCGCAGGTCAAAGTCAATGTTTTCGAATTCGAGCTTCTTGGCCTCAATCTTGGAGAAGTCGAGAATGTCGCCAATAACGGTAAGTAGAGCCTCTGCACTTGACCTCACTGTCTCTGCGTAATCGCGCTGCTCCGGAGTAAGGTCTGTATCTAGGAGCAGGTCGATCATCCCGATGATGCCGTTCATCGGAGTCCGGATCTCGTGGCTCATGTTGGCCAGGAAAGCACTCTTAGCCTCATTGGCCGCTTGCGCTTCCAAGGCAAGCTGGTTTGCCCGCCTGATAGCATGCTCCAGCTCTCGGTTGGCGGCCTCAGCCTTTTCCTTGGCCTCTCGCAAAGCAGCTTCGTTCTTCTTGCGCTCAGTGATGTCCCGAGCCAAGACAAAGTTGTATTCCTTGCCCTCGTACTCAACAAAGTGAGCTGTGACCTCTACCGGGATGTCGCGCCCGTCCTTGGTACGGTGAGTGGTTTCGAAGTTCAGCGTGCCGTTGCGCTTGAGCTCATCCCAGTGATCCTGCCAAGGACGCGGCGCGTTGGGGTCGATCTGGTAGATGCTCATTCCGCGCATTTCTTCCCGGGTGTACCCGAGCTGCTTGCACGCACCCTCACTTGCATAGGTGAGGGTGCCATCCGAGCCTATCCAGAGAATTTGAGCATCGGCGTGATCCACGGAGTACTGCGTCAGCCGGAGCTTCTTTTCCAAACGCTTGCGCTCTGTAATGTCGCGGGCAAATTGGAAGCTGTACTCTTCCCCCTCAAACTCAACGTGGTTGGCTGTTACTTCCACCGGAATGTCGCGCCCATCTTTGGTGCGGTGAACCGTCTCGAAAGTGAGGGTCTTTTTCTCCCGCAGTAGCTGCCACCGCTTGGAAAGATCCTCAGGAAAGCCGGGATCGACAAGCCGCATGCTCTTGCCCTGAAGTTCGGCCACCGTGTAGCCCAGTTGCTCGCAAGTGGAGGCATTGGTTTCCACGATGCGGCCCTCGGCATCAAGCCAGAAAACCATGCCGCCCGAATGGTCAAGGGAGAACTGCGCCAGACGGAGTGACCTCTCCATCTTCTTGCGCTCGGTAATATCGCGAACGATGCAGAAGATGTATTTCTTGCCGCCGATGATGGCCCCGTTGTTGCTGAGCTCCACGGCTATATAGGAGCCGTCTTTGCGACGATGTCTGGTTTCAAAATGGTGACCCTGGCCTCCGGGACCCACCTCTTTCAACAAGGCAAGCAACTCTTCCTTGGTGTAGTCGGTGTTCCAGTCCCACAGATGAAGTTTGAGCACCTCTTCTAGCGAGTACCCAAGCTGGCGGGCGTATTCTTCATTTGCCTCTACCACCGCGCCAGTCTCGTCTAAGACGACAATGCCGTCCCTTGATTGCTCTACCAGGATGCGGCGGCGATCCATCTCCTCCTGGAGCCTGCGCTCTGTCTCTTTGCGCTCACTAATGTCGTAGGCAAAGATAAAAGCGTACTCTTCGCCCTCGTATTGCATGTAGTGAGCAGTCACTTCCACCGGGATCAGCCGACCATCCTTGGTGCGGTGGCTCGTTTCGACGTGGCGAATGCCCTCCGTTCTCAGCCTCGTCATGGGTACATCCCATGGGGTGGGCATAAACGGATCAATTTCGTAGATGCTCTTTCCTACAAGCTCCTGCTGCGTGTAACCCAGCTGCTTGCAGGTGGAATCACTGGCATAGGCAATGCGGCCGTCGGCCCCCACCCAAAAAAGCTGCAAAGCAGCGTGGTCAACCGAATACTGCGTGAGACGTAGCTCCTTCAAAACACGCTTGCGCTGGGTAATGTCACGGGCGATAGCGAGCAGATACTTACTGCCTTCGTGATCCAGCCAGCTGAGGCTGATCTCCGCCGCTATCGAGCGTCCGGAATAGTCACGCAATTCCGTTTCGGTGCGAATTCGTCCCTCGCGCTCAACCGTGGTCCAAATCTCACCCCACCGACGCGAAAGTTCGGGCAGAAACTGCTTGGCCTGGCTTTCTACCAGCTCCTCCCTTGGTCGCCCGAAGAACCGGCAGGCCGAGTCGTTAACAAAGACAAAGCGGCCTTCACGGTCAAGCCAGAATATGTAGTCCCCTGCGCGGTCCATGGCCACACGCGCAAGTTTGCTTGCCTGCATCCGGGATTTCTGCTCGGTTATGTCGCGGACCAAGAGGAAGTAGCCTCGTTCGTCTCCCAACTGAACCGGGAGAACGGTGCGTTCAAGGAAGCGCTGCTGTTGGTTCTCGTCAAGGCGCGCCACCTCTCGACGCACCGACTCCCCTTTGTGCATGGCCCGCTCAGCGTCTTCTGTTAGCCCCTCTCCCCAGATTTCGGGGGCAGCAAGGCGAGTCAACAACTCCTGGGGACTGGCTGAGTGTACGGCTTCGCCGTGATCTACTCCCGCAACCACGGCAGCCGTTGGGTTAGCCCAGAGGGGAACTCCGTCGGACGAAAATAGGACTGCGGCATGGCGTAGATGATCCAACAGAGCCTTTCCCAGTTCGCTAAGCACTTGTGTGTCACCCAGTTGTGCCATCTTGCTCGTTCCCCCGCTGAGGTCGCCATTTTTCCGCATTCAGACCAGCGTGTAAATATTGGATCGGCAAGAAAATGCCGATGCTCAAGCGCCAGACTGCGAGACCGGCTGCAAGACCGGCTGTGAGCCCGAAGGACTCTCTTGGATGAACCCCAGGCCTACTGCTCCCGGGCCAATATACGTGCCTATGACCGAGCCGACGATGGAGCAAGGCCGAAGATGAATCCGGCGGTCCGAGACTTCTAGCAACAGCTGCTCCAGTCTTTCCATAACCGGCTCGTTCAGGCCGTGGGACAGATTGGCGTAGATCTCTCCTCCCGGACTTGTGCGTTCGAGGAGACAATCGCGCATAGCTTCAAGCGCCTGCCGTAGGCCGCGAGTCTTCCTGTAAACGTCGGCCACGCCGTCCCTTATTTCTAGAACAGGCTTGATGTTAAGAAGGGTGCCCACCAGGTGGGCTGCTCGCCCTATGCGACCGCCCTTGTATAGATAATCAAGCGTGGTGGGCAGGAAAATAAAAGTCTTATGCCTATCGAAATAATCAAGGTAGGCTTCAAATTCTTCTTCGGAGACTCCCCGATCAATCCGCTCCACCATCCGATCGACGAGTAGAGCGATGCCGCCGGTGGCAAGCCGAGAGTCAACCACTTTGACGCCGTCTATTTGCGCAGCCGCCGCCCGGGCGGCTTCACAGGTGCCGCTAAACTCGGCGCTAAGATGCACTGAATACACCCGTTCATACCGCTCGCGCAGCTTCTGGTAAGTCTCAATCCACACGCCGGGCGGCGGCTGCGAGGTTGTGGGCAACTTGGGAAAAGCGGCCAGTTTGCGGTAGAACTCTTCAGGCTTAAGTTCCACCCAGTCTAGGTAGCACTCATCCCCAAAGCAAACGGTGAGGGGGACAAGGGTCACATTGGGGTCCTCGACCAGATGCTTAGGAAGATCAGCCGTCGAGTCCACCACCAGGGCCGTGGTTGTGCGGTCGATGCGCATGGGAGTCTTGTCCTAGCGGTTGTGTGGGGGCGCGCGTGGCTGGCCCCTGGCCAACCACGCGCGCCCCTTTCTCTACCCTTCCTGAGCGGACTGCTTTTCGCTTTCTTTTTTCTCGGGGGGAGCGGTAACCACAGTCACAGGCACTCTGGCATGAGCAACTACCTGGCGAGCAATGGAGCCCAGCAGCATCTCGCGGAAGGTGCCGTGACCACGCCGGCCAACCACGATGAGCTCAGCATCCTTAGAGTTGTCAAGGATGACTTTGCCCGCTTGACCCTCGGCCACCACCTGCTCCACCTCAAGCTCGGGAGCCTTCTCGCGCGCGTACCGAGCGGCCTCCTCAGCCACTCGTATGGCGTTCTCCCTAAACTCCTCATAGAACTCCTTGCCCGCCACTACACTTGCAAGCACCGAGGGAGGAATCTCCCATGCGCTTACCAGCCGCAGTTTGGAACCACGCAGCAACGCTTCTTGGATGGCATAGTCAAGCGCAATAGCCGACCCTGCAGACCCATCCACCGCAACCACGATCACTCCCATGGTCCCTCCCTTCCGTTACCAGACCGCCTGCAGAGATGAGAACTTTCCCAAAATTACTATCCACCTGCATCTATTCCTTGGCCACCACTTACAGCTACTGCTTAGCCACAAAATTCGCCACCAGGTCTCCCACAGCGTCAGTGCCCATGCCCATCTTACCGGCAGAGAGAGACTCCATCTTGCTGATGGCATGAATGATGCCCTGCTCTACCCACTGCGCCGCCTGCTTCTCACCAAGAAAATCAAGCATCATTTGCACAGCCCCAATGGCAGCCAGCGGATTTATCACATTTTGCCCCGTGTACTTGGGAGCTGAGCCACCAATAGGCTCAAACATTCCGATCTTTCCTGGGTGGATATTGCCCCCAGCAGCAACACCCATACCGCCTTGGATCATGGCCCCCAGGTCAGTGATGATGTCCCCAAACATGTTGTCGGTCACAATGACATCAAACCACTCGGGATTCTTGACAAACCACATGCAGGTCGCATCAACGTGAGCATACTCACGCTTGATGTCGGGATAGTCCGCGTCGCCTACTTCGTTAAACGTGCGCCACCAAAGATCCCAGGCGTAGGTGAGAACGTTGGTCTTTCCCACCAAAGTGACCTGCTTCCGCCGGTCGGGCCTACGAGCGTATTCAAAGGCGTAGCGGATGCAGCGTTCCACCCCTTTGCGCGTGTTTATGCTCTCCTGCACGGCAATCTCGTCGGGAGTACCCTTTTTAAGAAAGCCACCTGAGGAGGCGTAAAGACCCTCGGTGTTTTCGCGTACAACAACAAAGTCAATCTCGCTTGGCCCCTTGTCTTTGATGGGTGTTTCGACCCCAGGGAGCAACTTGACTGGGCGAAGATTGATGTAGAGATCAAGGGCAAAGCGAAGTTTCAGCAAGATGCCAAGCTCAAGTATCCCCGGCTTTACATCTGGGTGACCGATGGCGCCCAAGAAAATGGCGTCGTGAGAAGCCAGTTCGGAAATAGCCGAATCCGGCAAGGTCTCGCCCGTGCGCAAGTAGCGCTCCCCGCCAAAATCGTAGTAGGTAAACTCGCAGGTAAAGCCCGCCCGGCTAGCGGCTGCCTGAAGCACCTTTATTCCTTCCCGGACCACCTCCGGCCCGGTACCATCACCAGGAATTACCGCTATGTTGTAAGTCACTCTTTTTTCCTTTCTCCACTTGCTATACGTAGAACCTTCTTATACTTAATACCCTTGCCTGCACGCAAGTAGCCAGCTTGCAAGTATCCAGCGCGCAAGTAGCCTACCCGGCTGCAAGCCGCTTCTTCAGATAGGGAAGCAGCCCACCAGCTTGCACCAGTTCCTGCATAAACGGCGGAAGCGGCTGCGCTTGGAACTTGGCCCCTGTCGTTAGGTTGACAATCTCCCCAGTGGAGAGATCAACAGTAAGCTCGTCGCCTTGGCGTATGCCGTCTACCGCCTCAGGAGCCACCAGAATGGGCAACCCAGTATTAAATGCGTTTCGATAAAAGATACGAGCAAAGCTCTTGGCTATCACCACCGAGACGCCTGCTCCCTTAAGAGCCAAAGGAGCGTGCTCCCGAGAAGACCCACAACCAAAGTTCTCTTGCGCCACTACGATGTCGCCCGGCTTAACCTTGCTCGCAAAAGTGGGATCGGCGTCCTCCATCACGTGCTGGGCAAGCTCCTCGGCAGTCTTCATGTTTAGGTAGCGCGCAGGGATGATGAGATCTGTGTCAATATCGCGGCCAAAAGTCCAGGCCCGTCCACGCAGCAATGTCATGGCAGCCTCCTTCCGCCCACCTGATCGGGGGTAGCGATGTGCCCAGCTACTGCACTTGCCGCAGCTACATACGGGCCAGCCAGATATACCTCGGACTTAGGATGGCCCATACGACCCACAAAGTTGCGGTTGGTGGTAGCCACCGCTCGCTCGCCTTCGGCCAAGACCCCCATGTGCCCGCCCAGACACGGCCCGCATGTGGGCGCCGACACCACCGCCTCCGCCTCGATGAACACGTCCAGCAGTCCTTCCTCCAAGGCCTGCTTGTACACAGCCTGAGTAGCGGGGATCACGATACAGCGCACATCCTTGTGTACTTTGCGGCCACGGAGAATCTCCGCTGCCTGTCTTAGATCCTCGATCCGGCCGTTGGTGCAGCTGCCGATCACTACCTGGTCGATCTTTATGGAGTTTAGTTCCTCCGCAGGCTGAGTGTTCGATGGAAGATGCGGTTTAGCCACCATGAGCGGAATCTCCTCCGCCCGCCAGCGGTACGTCTTTTCGTACCAGGCGTCGGAATCGGAATAGTAGTACCGGAGAGAACGACGGAAGCGCCCCTCGACATAGGCTTTGGTGATTTCATCGGGAGCAATGATTCCGCTTTTGCCTCCCGCCTCAATGGCCATGTTGCAAATGGTGAAGCGAGAGTCCATGGAAAGGCTATGAATGGCTGAGCCATCAAACTCCATAGCCTTATAGAGAGCGCCGTCTACCCCAATTTGTCCGATGATAAAGAGAATGATGTCCTTGCCGGTCACGTAGGGACCAAGTTCTCCGTCTATGTGGAAAAGGTGCGTTTCCGGGACGCGGAACCACGCTTCGCCGGTGGCCATGGCTCCCGCCAAATCGGTTGACCCCACGCCGGTGGCAAAAGCACCCAAAGCCCCATAGGTGCAGGTGTGGGAATCGGCCCCCAACACCACATCGCCAGGCCCTACCAATCCTTGTTCAGGAAGAAAAGCATGCTCTATACCCACGCGGCCCACGTCGTAGAAATGCACGATGCCGTGCTTACGGGCGAACTCCCGCATCTGCTTCACCAGGCCGGCAGACTTGATGTCCTTGTTCGGAGTGAAGTGATCGGGGATAAGTGCGATCCGCTCCGGATCAAACACTTTGTCAAAGCCAGCCTTCTCAAATTCGTCTATGGCCACGCCGGTAGTGACGTCGTTACCCAGACAAAGATCGAGCTTGGCCATGATGAGATCCCCGGGGGCCACTTGGTCTTTGCCTGCCGCCCGAGCGAGGATCTTTTCTGTCATGGTCATACCCATGCTCTATTAACCCCCGTCAGTTGGTCGTTTGTGTAACAGTTGCGGGCGCCGGCCATGCGNNNNNNNNNNAGATGTGTATAAGAGACAGATGCGGGCCGGCGCCCGCCAGACCAGTCATTCTATTCTATTTAAGGCCGCATGCGCAAACTCGCGTGTTACCATGGCCTGACACTGCCCACCGTGGCCAGCCGGCCCTGACGAAAGCTGGAACACAAATGGCGGCTAAAAAAGCGATACGTCTTCCTATTGCCATAGCCGCCGCGCTCGTGGTGGTAGCCGGGTTGCTCTTTCTCGGCGCCAATCTTCTTATTCCCTTGGCCGCGCGCAAGCACATCGTGTCTGATCTTAGCCAGGCCCCGGAGGCACAGTGCGCCATCGTGCTGGGAGCCAAGGTTTACCCCGACGGCACCCCTGCGCCCATGTTGGCAGACCGCCTCGAAACTGGCATAAAGCTGTACGAGATAGGCAAGGTCAAGAAACTGCTCCTCTCCGGAGACCATGGCCAGGCTACCTATGACGAGGTAAACGTCATGCTGGAATACGTGCTTGCCCGGGGAGTGCCTTCCGAAGACGTGTTCACCGATCATGCAGGCTTTGACACCTACGACACCATGTACAGGGCCCGCGACGTTTTCCAGGTCCGCACAGCCCTGGTGGTCACCCAAGCATTTCACCTCCCGAGAGCGGTCTACACCGCTCGCACCTTGGGACTTGAGGCTACAGGCGTAGCGGCAGACATTCAGCCCTACACAGATGAGCTGCAGAACCGGGCGCGCGAGTGGCTGGCCAGAGTAAAGGCTGCCCTGGAGCTCCACATTACTCATCCCAAGCCCAAGTATCTTGGATCGCCAATCCCCATCGAGGGAGACGGACGATCCACAAGGCGCTAGAACCGCGAACAACAGCATCACAACCGAAGAGTGTAGTCTTATACTCTGTTACTTGTGAACAAACGTGCAAAGATTACCGAGTGAGTATGCATT is a window of Thermoleophilia bacterium DNA encoding:
- a CDS encoding YdcF family protein; amino-acid sequence: MAAKKAIRLPIAIAAALVVVAGLLFLGANLLIPLAARKHIVSDLSQAPEAQCAIVLGAKVYPDGTPAPMLADRLETGIKLYEIGKVKKLLLSGDHGQATYDEVNVMLEYVLARGVPSEDVFTDHAGFDTYDTMYRARDVFQVRTALVVTQAFHLPRAVYTARTLGLEATGVAADIQPYTDELQNRAREWLARVKAALELHITHPKPKYLGSPIPIEGDGRSTRR
- a CDS encoding PAS domain S-box protein translates to MAQLGDTQVLSELGKALLDHLRHAAVLFSSDGVPLWANPTAAVVAGVDHGEAVHSASPQELLTRLAAPEIWGEGLTEDAERAMHKGESVRREVARLDENQQQRFLERTVLPVQLGDERGYFLLVRDITEQKSRMQASKLARVAMDRAGDYIFWLDREGRFVFVNDSACRFFGRPREELVESQAKQFLPELSRRWGEIWTTVEREGRIRTETELRDYSGRSIAAEISLSWLDHEGSKYLLAIARDITQRKRVLKELRLTQYSVDHAALQLFWVGADGRIAYASDSTCKQLGYTQQELVGKSIYEIDPFMPTPWDVPMTRLRTEGIRHVETSHRTKDGRLIPVEVTAHYMQYEGEEYAFIFAYDISERKETERRLQEEMDRRRILVEQSRDGIVVLDETGAVVEANEEYARQLGYSLEEVLKLHLWDWNTDYTKEELLALLKEVGPGGQGHHFETRHRRKDGSYIAVELSNNGAIIGGKKYIFCIVRDITERKKMERSLRLAQFSLDHSGGMVFWLDAEGRIVETNASTCEQLGYTVAELQGKSMRLVDPGFPEDLSKRWQLLREKKTLTFETVHRTKDGRDIPVEVTANHVEFEGEEYSFQFARDITERKRLEKKLRLTQYSVDHADAQILWIGSDGTLTYASEGACKQLGYTREEMRGMSIYQIDPNAPRPWQDHWDELKRNGTLNFETTHRTKDGRDIPVEVTAHFVEYEGKEYNFVLARDITERKKNEAALREAKEKAEAANRELEHAIRRANQLALEAQAANEAKSAFLANMSHEIRTPMNGIIGMIDLLLDTDLTPEQRDYAETVRSSAEALLTVIGDILDFSKIEAKKLEFENIDFDLRLTLEDMMALLAIKAHEKGLELAMLVEPDVPSALRGDPGRLRQILTNLIGNAIKFTEKGEVDVHVLLEREDRDKVWLKFIVRDTGIGIPEHIRDQLFQPFVQADVSTTRRYGGTGLGLSIAKGLVEGMGGEIGVESRVGEGSTFWFTLPLAKGVPDTSAPEELEMASLAGVRVLGVDDSETNRRVLAGMFESWGCRHTEVASGKEALAALRQAVREGDPYQVAVLDMCMPEMDGEQLAVQIKSDPELANTGLVMMTSVGARGDAARLEKIGFAAYLVKPVRQSHLYDCLAAVIGRLQKQPATPEQRAKERIITRHTLAERARRRARILLAEDNAVNQKVALKALERLGYVADVASDGTQALAMAKENHYDLILMDVQMPGLDGLEVTSLLRDPSSHAKSSQAVIVALTAHAMAGDREKCLAAGMNDYLAKPIKVAELQEVINRWIPAVSQPEGPESAVGAQEAPTHRAPSLPECEPESEQIDSDPTAIFDEQVLLDMFDGDREAAAEIAHEYLSSVESQVEGVLQSFAAGDARIAREKAHALKGSSASVGAQGLRSVAAALEQRAAQGDVSSVETRALLGQLQKELAKLLALVKKKGRLL
- a CDS encoding DegV family protein, translated to MRIDRTTTALVVDSTADLPKHLVEDPNVTLVPLTVCFGDECYLDWVELKPEEFYRKLAAFPKLPTTSQPPPGVWIETYQKLRERYERVYSVHLSAEFSGTCEAARAAAAQIDGVKVVDSRLATGGIALLVDRMVERIDRGVSEEEFEAYLDYFDRHKTFIFLPTTLDYLYKGGRIGRAAHLVGTLLNIKPVLEIRDGVADVYRKTRGLRQALEAMRDCLLERTSPGGEIYANLSHGLNEPVMERLEQLLLEVSDRRIHLRPCSIVGSVIGTYIGPGAVGLGFIQESPSGSQPVLQPVSQSGA
- a CDS encoding 3-isopropylmalate dehydrogenase, which translates into the protein MTYNIAVIPGDGTGPEVVREGIKVLQAAASRAGFTCEFTYYDFGGERYLRTGETLPDSAISELASHDAIFLGAIGHPDVKPGILELGILLKLRFALDLYINLRPVKLLPGVETPIKDKGPSEIDFVVVRENTEGLYASSGGFLKKGTPDEIAVQESINTRKGVERCIRYAFEYARRPDRRKQVTLVGKTNVLTYAWDLWWRTFNEVGDADYPDIKREYAHVDATCMWFVKNPEWFDVIVTDNMFGDIITDLGAMIQGGMGVAAGGNIHPGKIGMFEPIGGSAPKYTGQNVINPLAAIGAVQMMLDFLGEKQAAQWVEQGIIHAISKMESLSAGKMGMGTDAVGDLVANFVAKQ
- a CDS encoding universal stress protein; the encoded protein is MGVIVVAVDGSAGSAIALDYAIQEALLRGSKLRLVSAWEIPPSVLASVVAGKEFYEEFRENAIRVAEEAARYAREKAPELEVEQVVAEGQAGKVILDNSKDAELIVVGRRGHGTFREMLLGSIARQVVAHARVPVTVVTAPPEKKESEKQSAQEG
- the leuC gene encoding 3-isopropylmalate dehydratase large subunit, producing MGMTMTEKILARAAGKDQVAPGDLIMAKLDLCLGNDVTTGVAIDEFEKAGFDKVFDPERIALIPDHFTPNKDIKSAGLVKQMREFARKHGIVHFYDVGRVGIEHAFLPEQGLVGPGDVVLGADSHTCTYGALGAFATGVGSTDLAGAMATGEAWFRVPETHLFHIDGELGPYVTGKDIILFIIGQIGVDGALYKAMEFDGSAIHSLSMDSRFTICNMAIEAGGKSGIIAPDEITKAYVEGRFRRSLRYYYSDSDAWYEKTYRWRAEEIPLMVAKPHLPSNTQPAEELNSIKIDQVVIGSCTNGRIEDLRQAAEILRGRKVHKDVRCIVIPATQAVYKQALEEGLLDVFIEAEAVVSAPTCGPCLGGHMGVLAEGERAVATTNRNFVGRMGHPKSEVYLAGPYVAAASAVAGHIATPDQVGGRRLP
- a CDS encoding 3-isopropylmalate dehydratase small subunit, giving the protein MTLLRGRAWTFGRDIDTDLIIPARYLNMKTAEELAQHVMEDADPTFASKVKPGDIVVAQENFGCGSSREHAPLALKGAGVSVVIAKSFARIFYRNAFNTGLPILVAPEAVDGIRQGDELTVDLSTGEIVNLTTGAKFQAQPLPPFMQELVQAGGLLPYLKKRLAAG